In Castanea sativa cultivar Marrone di Chiusa Pesio chromosome 6, ASM4071231v1, a single window of DNA contains:
- the LOC142639088 gene encoding glucose-6-phosphate/phosphate translocator 1, chloroplastic-like — translation MICSVKQSVSPTINGSDLFLRKKPYTARPVLQVVPALRKPERLGLVSVSRPLHVNSVEKLSVGSVRYREDRIKCEAYEAADQSKPVEAAETKSEAAQKLKIGIYFATWWALNVVFNIYNKKVLNAFPYPWLTSTLSLACGSLMMLISWVTRIAEAPKTDFEFWKTLFPVAVAHTIGHVAATVSMSKVAVSFTHIIKSGEPAFSVLVSRFLLGESFPVPVYLSLIPIIGGCALSAATELNFNMTGFMGAMISNLAFVFRNIFSKKGMKGKSVSGMNYYACLSMMSLLILTPFAIAIEGPQMWAAGWQTAISQIGPHFIWWVAAQSVFYHLYNQVSYMSLDQISPLTFSIGNTMKRISVIVSSIIIFKTPVQPINALGAAIAILGTFLYSQAKQ, via the exons ATGATTTGTTCTGTGAAGCAATCCGTGTCCCCAACGATTAATGGGTCCGATTTGTTTCTCCGAAAAAAGCCGTATACGGCACGGCCGGTTCTGCAAGTCGTACCGGCGTTGAGAAAACCGGAGCGACTCGGCTTGGTATCGGTGTCGAGGCCTTTGCATGTGAATTCAGTTGAGAAACTGAGTGTTGGGTCGGTGAGATATCGGGAGGATCGGATCAAATGCGAGGCGTATGAGGCTGCGGATCAGTCTAAACCGGTCGAAGCGGCCGAGACGAAATCGGAGGCGGCGCAGAAGTTGAAGATCGGAATTTACTTCGCTACTTGGTGGGCTCTGAATGTGGTGTTCAATATCTACAACAAGAAGGTGTTGAATGCTTTCCCTTACCCATGGCTGACCTCAACTCTCTCGCTTGCATGTGGGTCTCTCATGATGTTAATCTCTTGGGTCACAAGGATCGCTGAGGCTCCCAAGACTGACTTTGAGTTTTGGAAGACTTTGTTCCCG GTTGCTGTGGCACATACGATTGGGCATGTTGCGGCAACAGTGAGTATGTCAAAGGTTGCAGTTTCATTCACCCACATCATCAAGAGTGGTGAGCCTGCTTTCAGTGTATTGGTTTCAAGGTTCCTGTTGGGTGAGAGCTTCCCTGTGCCAGTATACCTGTCCCTTATCCCAATTATTGGTGGTTGTGCACTTTCTGCTGCAACTGAGCTCAACTTCAACATGACTg GTTTTATGGGTGCCATGATATCAAACTTGGCATTTGTCTTCCGGAACATCTTCTCAAAGAAGGGCATGAAGGGGAAGTCTGTTAGTGGGATGAACTATTACGCATGTCTGTCTATGATGTCCCTTTTGATTCTCACACCGTTTGCTATTGCTATAGAGGGACCACAAATGTGGGCAGCTGGTTGGCAAACAGCCATCTCTCAAATTGGACCCCATTTCATATG GTGGGTGGCGGCCCAGAGTGTGTTCTATCATCTCTACAACCAGGTGTCATACATGTCCCTGGACCAGATCTCGCCCTTGACATTTAGCATTGGTAACACCATGAAACGTATATCTGTCATAGTCTCATCAATCATTATATTCAAAACACCAGTCCAGCCCATCAATGCTCTTGGAGCTGCCATAGCTATCCTTGGAACCTTCTTGTATTCCCAG GCGAAGCAATGA